One window of the Cryptomeria japonica chromosome 7, Sugi_1.0, whole genome shotgun sequence genome contains the following:
- the LOC131856380 gene encoding zerumbone synthase-like, with product MAFASSRTCPRQRSQLLSGEDIADDAGKKVADSVSPWATYIHYDVSKEPDVSAAVDMAMEKHGKLDIVYNNAGTVDNQKLSVDYDMQEFERVMNVNVKGVMQGIKHAARVMIPKRKGSII from the exons ATGGCATTTGCTAGCTCGAGGACATGTCCACGGCAGAGGTCGCAGCTGCTCTCTGGAGAAG ACATTGCAGACGACGCTGGCAAGAAAGTGGCAGATTCCGTTTCTCCCTGGGCGACATATATCCACTATGATGTGAGCAAAGAGCCGGATGTAAGCGCAGCGGTAGATATGGCCATGGAAAAGCACGGAAAACTGGACATTGTGTATAATAATGCAGGAACCGTCGACAACCAAAAACTGAGCGTAGACTATGATATGCAGGAATTTGAGCGAGTGATGAATGTAAATGTAAAAGGAGTAATGCAAGGCATTAAGCACGCAGCCCGAGTTATGATTCCCAAGAGAAAGGGCAGCATTATCTGA